A portion of the Lolium rigidum isolate FL_2022 chromosome 1, APGP_CSIRO_Lrig_0.1, whole genome shotgun sequence genome contains these proteins:
- the LOC124673843 gene encoding protein RKD3-like isoform X2: MDCNEEQSLWPYWPSDWLDNFLLEEEALFSNLPFPSFCCEPLCSTGSAVRQSSTLQEFDTNFEDDVQRYWDDDGRKGSEKELPLLCYSEENGAASNTMTAVPVRPEKVLTFELVSQHFYLPITQAARELNVGLTVLKKRCRELGIPRWPHRKMKSLRALINNVEALQEAGKANDEEQLRAMVEMLEQERKLLEQKPCVELKDKTKRLRQACFKANYKKRRVLALGAGEASK; encoded by the exons ATGGATTGCAACGAAGAACAGAG CTTGTGGCCTTATTGGCCAAGTGATTGGCTTGATAATTTCCTGCTTGAGGAAGAAGCACTCTTCTCCAATCTACCCTTCCCGAGCTTCTGTTGCGAACCATTATGCTCTACTGGCTCCGCCGTTAGGCAGAGTAGCACTCTTCAAG AGTTTGATACAAACTTTGAGGATGATGTACAGAGGTATTGGGATGATGACGGCAGAAAAGGGAGCGAGAAGGAGTTACCACTACTGTGTTACAGTGAGGAGAACGGAGCGGCATCAAACACGATGACAGCAGTCCCTGTTAGACCAGAAAAGGTGTTGACATTCGAGCTTGTGTCACAGCACTTCTACCTGCCAATCACGCAGGCAGCTCGAGAGCTGAATGTCGGGCTCACCGTCCTGAAGAAGAGGTGCAGagagcttgggattcccaggtggccgCATCGCAAGATGAAGAGTTTGCGGGCCCTCATCAACAATGTCGAG GCTTTGCAGGAGGCAGGCAAAGCGAACGACGAGGAGCAGCTGAGGGCGATGGTGGAGATGCTGGAGCAGGAGAGGAAGCTCCTGGAGCAGAAGCCATGTGTTGAGCTCAAGGATAAGACGAAGAGGCTTAGGCAGGCCTGCTTCAAGGCCAACTACAAAAAGAGGCGGGTCTTGGCTCTTGGAGCTGGGGAGGCATCGAAGTAG
- the LOC124673843 gene encoding protein RKD3-like isoform X1 yields the protein MPRLELDGPKLHNSRNVELSKETQFSSQYLSAHDLVLERMDCNEEQSLWPYWPSDWLDNFLLEEEALFSNLPFPSFCCEPLCSTGSAVRQSSTLQEFDTNFEDDVQRYWDDDGRKGSEKELPLLCYSEENGAASNTMTAVPVRPEKVLTFELVSQHFYLPITQAARELNVGLTVLKKRCRELGIPRWPHRKMKSLRALINNVEALQEAGKANDEEQLRAMVEMLEQERKLLEQKPCVELKDKTKRLRQACFKANYKKRRVLALGAGEASK from the exons ATGCCGAGATTGGAGCTAGACG GTCCGAAGCTGCACAATTCAAGAAACGTGGAGCTGAGCAAAGAAACTCAA TTCTCATCACAGTATTTGTCTGCCCACGATCTAGTTCTAGAGAGAATGGATTGCAACGAAGAACAGAG CTTGTGGCCTTATTGGCCAAGTGATTGGCTTGATAATTTCCTGCTTGAGGAAGAAGCACTCTTCTCCAATCTACCCTTCCCGAGCTTCTGTTGCGAACCATTATGCTCTACTGGCTCCGCCGTTAGGCAGAGTAGCACTCTTCAAG AGTTTGATACAAACTTTGAGGATGATGTACAGAGGTATTGGGATGATGACGGCAGAAAAGGGAGCGAGAAGGAGTTACCACTACTGTGTTACAGTGAGGAGAACGGAGCGGCATCAAACACGATGACAGCAGTCCCTGTTAGACCAGAAAAGGTGTTGACATTCGAGCTTGTGTCACAGCACTTCTACCTGCCAATCACGCAGGCAGCTCGAGAGCTGAATGTCGGGCTCACCGTCCTGAAGAAGAGGTGCAGagagcttgggattcccaggtggccgCATCGCAAGATGAAGAGTTTGCGGGCCCTCATCAACAATGTCGAG GCTTTGCAGGAGGCAGGCAAAGCGAACGACGAGGAGCAGCTGAGGGCGATGGTGGAGATGCTGGAGCAGGAGAGGAAGCTCCTGGAGCAGAAGCCATGTGTTGAGCTCAAGGATAAGACGAAGAGGCTTAGGCAGGCCTGCTTCAAGGCCAACTACAAAAAGAGGCGGGTCTTGGCTCTTGGAGCTGGGGAGGCATCGAAGTAG